Proteins found in one Homalodisca vitripennis isolate AUS2020 chromosome 4, UT_GWSS_2.1, whole genome shotgun sequence genomic segment:
- the LOC124360109 gene encoding procathepsin L-like codes for MKVLCALLALLVVAEGVSFFEVVLEEWDLFKLQHNKSYSSDTEERFRMKIFMDNKNKIAKHNSRFEKGEVSFKLAMNHYGDMFHHEFVSTLNGFRRSKRVTNDMFDGVTPSFFIEPANMELAKSVDWRKAGAVTPVKDQGHCGSCWSFSATGSLEGQHFRKTGKLVSLSEQNLVDCSRKYGNEGCNGGLMDNAFKYIKNNHGIDTEQSYPYEAEDKQCRYSPSDAGASDSGFVDLPEGNEKKLMSAVAIIGPVSVAIDASHESFQFYSQGVYYESDCSSTELDHGVLVVGYGTEGQNDYWLVKNSWGLTWGDQGYIKMARNKDNNCGIASAASYPLV; via the exons TTGCAACATAACAAGTCATATTCAAGTGATACAGAGGAAAGGTTCCGTATGAAGATTTTTATGGACAATAAGAACAAAATTGCAAAACACAATTCCCGATTCGAAAAGGGCGAAGTTTCGTTCAAACTGGCTATGAATCACTATGGAGATATG TTCCACCATGAATTTGTGTCAACATTGAATGGGTTCAGAAGATCCAAGAGAGTAACGAATGACATGTTTGATGGTGTGACACCATCTTTCTTTATAGAGCCGGCCAACATGGAGCTAGCAAAGTCTGTGGACTGGCGCAAAGCGGGAGCTGTCACACCTGTCAAGGATCAAGGACACTGCGGGTCCTGCTGGTCCTTCAGCGCG ACCGGATCTCTAGAAGGACAACATTTCCGTAAAACCGGAAAACTGGTTTCTTTGAGTGAGCAGAACTTGGTTGATTGCTCTAGAAAGTACGGTAATGAAGGCTGCAATGGTGGACTCATGGACAACGCCTtcaagtatattaaaaacaaccATGGTATCGACACGGAACAGTCTTACCCGTATGAGGCTGAG GATAAACAATGCCGCTACAGCCCTTCTGACGCAGGAGCTTCAGACAGTGGGTTTGTAGACCTGCCGGAGGGTAACGAGAAGAAATTAATGTCAGCAGTGGCCATAATCGGACCAGTCAGTGTTGCCATCGACGCTAGTCACGAGTCATTCCAGTTTTACAGCCAAG GTGTGTACTACGAATCTGACTGCAGCTCTACGGAGTTGGACCATGGCGTGTTGGTGGTCGGATATGGCACAGAAGGACAAAATGACTACTGGCTGGTGAAGAACTCGTGGGGATTAACTTGGGGAGACCAGGGTTATATCAAGATGGCTAGGAATAAGGACAACAACTGTGGCATAGCTTCTGCTGCAAGCTACCCTCTTGTATAA